Proteins co-encoded in one Cytophaga hutchinsonii ATCC 33406 genomic window:
- a CDS encoding adenylate kinase, whose amino-acid sequence MLNIVLFGPPGAGKGTQSEKLIAKYKLAHLSTGDIFRDHISRKTELGVKVKEYIDNGLLVPDEVTVGILKAAIESNAGATGFIFDGFPRTVHQAEVLDNMLATLQTKIHAVVALDVNEEELKKRIEIRKQTSGRADDDAEKVLKRIDEYFNKTVHVLPYYEAQGKAVKVQGIGEIETIFTEICNAVDAAK is encoded by the coding sequence ATGTTGAATATTGTCTTATTTGGCCCTCCCGGAGCAGGTAAAGGAACACAAAGTGAAAAATTAATTGCTAAATATAAATTAGCACATTTATCTACAGGAGATATTTTTCGCGATCACATTTCCCGTAAAACAGAACTTGGCGTAAAAGTTAAGGAATACATAGACAATGGTTTGCTGGTGCCGGATGAAGTAACGGTAGGCATCTTAAAAGCGGCTATTGAATCTAATGCAGGTGCAACAGGTTTTATCTTTGATGGTTTTCCAAGAACGGTGCATCAGGCAGAAGTATTGGATAATATGCTTGCAACACTGCAAACAAAAATCCATGCTGTTGTTGCGCTGGATGTGAATGAAGAAGAACTGAAAAAACGTATTGAGATCCGCAAGCAGACTTCGGGTCGTGCAGATGATGATGCAGAAAAAGTATTAAAGCGCATCGACGAATATTTCAATAAAACCGTTCACGTACTTCCGTATTATGAAGCGCAAGGTAAAGCAGTGAAAGTGCAGGGTATCGGAGAGATTGAAACAATCTTCACTGAAATCTGCAACGCTGTAGATGCAGCAAAATAA
- the obgE gene encoding GTPase ObgE: MASSNFIDYVKVCCRSGKGGAGAVHFRKEKHTPLGGPDGGNGGRGGHIILRGNVQLWTLLHLKYTKHIMAEDGERGGTNRASGAQGKDQIVEVPLGTIARDPETGEKIAEITEDGQEIILIPAGRGGLGNEQFKTSTNQAPHYAQPGEPGIEAWVILELKVLADVGLVGFPNAGKSTLLSKVSAAKPEIADYAFTTLAPNLGVVKYRDYRSFIMADIPGIIEGAAEGKGLGIRFLRHIERNSILLFLIAADSKDIRAEYEILLNELQKYNPELLHKDRILAISKSDMLDDELKAELKKELPKGVETVFFSSYLNQGLTELKDLLWTTMNKPKSDFME; this comes from the coding sequence GTGGCTTCTTCCAACTTTATAGATTACGTAAAAGTATGCTGCCGCTCCGGTAAAGGAGGCGCTGGCGCCGTTCATTTCCGCAAGGAGAAACACACGCCCCTTGGTGGTCCGGATGGCGGAAACGGCGGGCGTGGAGGACATATTATATTAAGAGGTAATGTTCAGTTATGGACGTTGCTGCACTTGAAATATACCAAACACATCATGGCCGAAGACGGAGAGCGCGGTGGTACAAACCGGGCATCAGGTGCGCAAGGTAAAGATCAGATTGTAGAAGTACCGCTTGGTACTATTGCACGCGATCCTGAAACGGGAGAAAAAATTGCAGAGATCACCGAAGACGGACAGGAAATCATTCTGATTCCCGCAGGTAGAGGCGGATTAGGAAACGAGCAATTCAAAACATCTACCAATCAGGCTCCGCACTATGCACAACCAGGTGAGCCAGGTATAGAAGCCTGGGTAATACTTGAATTGAAAGTGCTGGCAGATGTTGGTTTGGTAGGCTTCCCGAATGCCGGAAAATCTACGTTGTTGTCAAAAGTTTCTGCTGCAAAGCCGGAGATTGCAGATTATGCTTTTACAACGCTGGCGCCAAATCTGGGTGTGGTAAAATACCGCGACTACCGTTCATTTATCATGGCCGATATTCCGGGAATTATTGAAGGTGCTGCGGAAGGAAAAGGTTTGGGAATCCGCTTCCTGAGACACATCGAACGCAATTCAATCTTATTGTTTTTAATAGCTGCCGATTCAAAAGATATTCGTGCAGAGTATGAAATATTATTGAACGAACTTCAAAAATACAATCCGGAGTTGCTTCATAAAGATCGGATTCTAGCAATTTCTAAATCAGATATGCTTGATGATGAATTAAAAGCTGAACTGAAAAAAGAACTTCCTAAAGGTGTTGAGACAGTATTTTTCTCTTCATACTTAAACCAGGGGCTAACGGAACTGAAGGATTTATTATGGACAACCATGAATAAACCTAAAAGCGACTTTATGGAATAG
- a CDS encoding nucleotide exchange factor GrpE — MANEEINEEQMDNSAEKEVVAETSEKAPELTELEKATAEAADWKDKYVRLYAEFDNYKRRTSKERIDLLKTANEDLMSSLIPVIDDFDRALKNIPATEDTKALREGVELIHNKFNKTLTQKGLTPMNAQGEVFNSELHEAITQIPAPTEDLKGKVVDEVEKGYYLGDKVIRYAKVVIGA; from the coding sequence ATGGCAAACGAAGAAATTAACGAAGAACAAATGGATAATTCTGCTGAAAAAGAAGTAGTTGCAGAAACTTCTGAAAAGGCGCCTGAATTGACAGAACTGGAAAAAGCAACGGCAGAAGCCGCTGATTGGAAAGATAAATATGTCAGATTGTACGCAGAATTTGACAATTATAAAAGACGGACAAGCAAGGAACGCATTGATTTGCTTAAAACAGCAAATGAAGATTTAATGAGCAGTCTGATTCCTGTTATCGATGATTTTGACCGTGCATTGAAAAATATTCCTGCTACAGAAGATACAAAAGCATTACGTGAAGGAGTAGAATTGATTCATAATAAATTCAACAAAACACTTACGCAAAAAGGGTTGACACCCATGAATGCGCAGGGTGAAGTATTCAATAGTGAATTGCATGAAGCAATTACACAAATACCTGCTCCGACAGAAGATTTGAAAGGCAAAGTAGTGGATGAAGTTGAGAAGGGATACTATTTAGGAGATAAAGTAATCAGATACGCGAAGGTTGTTATTGGAGCTTAA
- the dnaJ gene encoding molecular chaperone DnaJ, producing the protein MAKRDYYEVLEITKSASADEIKKAYRKLAIKFHPDKNPDNPEAEEKFKEAAEAYEVLSTPEKRQRYDQYGHQAAGGGGYGGGMNMDDIFSQFGDVFGSGGSPFESFFGGGGGGRGRGVRKGSNLRIKLKLNLEEIANGCEKKIKVKRQVACDECSGTGAKNGAVQKCGTCNGTGQVKRVVNTMLGQMMSATTCPTCNGEGTTIKDKCTSCHGQGTVEKEETITIKIPAGVVDGMQLSMSGKGNMPPRGGVAGDLLILIEEIEDEQLKRDGLNIIYELYVTFFDAVFGTSVEVPTVDGKVKIKIEPGTQSGKILRLRSKGLKDVNSYQKGDQLIYVNVWTPQTLSKEEKELLATIKESENFKPNPGKNDKSFFERMKEFF; encoded by the coding sequence ATGGCAAAGAGAGATTATTACGAAGTACTGGAAATTACAAAATCAGCTTCTGCAGACGAGATTAAAAAAGCGTACCGTAAGTTAGCGATTAAATTTCACCCGGATAAAAATCCAGACAATCCTGAAGCAGAAGAAAAATTTAAAGAAGCTGCTGAGGCATATGAAGTATTAAGTACGCCGGAAAAACGTCAGCGTTACGATCAATACGGTCATCAGGCTGCTGGCGGCGGCGGTTACGGCGGCGGTATGAATATGGATGACATATTCTCACAATTCGGGGATGTATTTGGCAGCGGCGGCTCTCCGTTTGAAAGTTTCTTTGGCGGCGGTGGCGGCGGCAGAGGACGTGGTGTTCGTAAAGGTTCCAACCTGCGCATTAAGTTGAAACTAAACTTAGAAGAAATTGCAAATGGTTGTGAAAAGAAAATAAAAGTTAAGCGCCAGGTTGCCTGCGACGAGTGCAGCGGTACCGGAGCTAAAAATGGTGCCGTACAGAAGTGTGGTACATGTAACGGCACAGGCCAGGTGAAGCGTGTGGTAAATACGATGCTTGGACAGATGATGTCTGCAACTACCTGCCCTACGTGTAATGGCGAAGGCACAACGATTAAAGATAAATGTACCAGCTGCCACGGGCAAGGTACGGTTGAGAAAGAAGAAACAATCACGATCAAAATACCTGCAGGTGTTGTAGATGGCATGCAGCTGTCTATGAGCGGAAAAGGGAACATGCCTCCAAGAGGCGGTGTTGCCGGCGACTTGTTAATCCTGATCGAAGAAATTGAAGACGAACAATTAAAACGGGATGGTTTAAATATCATCTACGAACTATATGTAACCTTCTTTGATGCGGTATTCGGCACCAGTGTTGAAGTACCAACGGTTGATGGTAAAGTGAAGATCAAAATTGAACCGGGAACACAAAGCGGAAAGATTTTACGTCTGCGTTCTAAAGGGTTAAAAGATGTAAACAGCTACCAGAAAGGTGACCAACTGATCTACGTTAATGTGTGGACACCACAAACTTTATCAAAAGAAGAAAAAGAATTATTGGCAACCATTAAAGAATCTGAAAACTTCAAACCCAATCCGGGTAAGAATGACAAATCATTCTTCGAACGTATGAAAGAATTCTTTTAA
- the thrA gene encoding bifunctional aspartate kinase/homoserine dehydrogenase I, protein MKVLKFGGTSVGSVESIRKVAEILSSYKKKEKFVVVFSAMSGITNLLVEVGQKASTTDISYQQVLKTIEQKHVSTAKTLIDVKNQGKVIAQLKLILNELQDLLHGVYLLKELSPRSNDLVLSFGERLSSYLVSEFLKQEGVDVTFLDARKVIITDSSFGSAKVDFKKTDKAIKDYFKDIKSSVVTTGFIGSTDKGETTTLGRGGSDYTASVFGAALDSEGIEIWTDVDGIMTADPRKVKRAFTLPQVSYIEAMEMSHFGAKVIYPPTLQPAFKKRIPIWIKNTFNTAFEGTLINEKTSATDHSVKGISSIENISMLNLTGSGMVGVPGVSGRLFGALARNFINVILITQASSEHSICFVIDSKESAKAKDAVEEEFEHEIKAGKIDKLHEKDNLAIVAVVGDNMRHTPGIAGKLFSSLGKNGINVVAIAQGSSEINLSVVIGKEDLTKALNVIHESFFLSDVKTINVFVVGVGLIGSALLKQLQKQSTYLQKEKGFKINVVGLANSKKMLINENGVALTSWKEKLDEGEKANLKEFVKRMIDLNLRNSIFVDNTSNKDVVSFYHNILDESISIVTPNKLANSGLYKDYQKLQETAFKRGVKLMYETNVGAGLPVINTLNDLKDSGDKIIRIEGVLSGTLSYIFNNFKGDKKFSDIVKEAKEKGFTEPDPRDDLNGKDVARKILILSREAGFNLEFDDVVVENILPAPCLKAKTVEEFFVELEKNNNVFSKKRDEADKANKVLRFIAKLENGKAEVSLQSVDSTHPFFSLSGSDNMIAYTTERYKERPLVIKGPGAGAEVTAAGVFGDIIRISNYLKG, encoded by the coding sequence ATGAAAGTGTTAAAGTTCGGTGGTACCTCAGTAGGTTCAGTAGAGAGTATCCGTAAAGTCGCAGAAATTCTTTCTTCATACAAAAAGAAAGAAAAGTTTGTAGTTGTTTTTTCTGCCATGTCAGGAATTACAAATTTACTTGTTGAAGTAGGTCAGAAAGCATCTACAACAGATATTTCTTATCAGCAGGTTTTAAAAACGATTGAACAGAAACACGTAAGCACGGCAAAGACATTGATTGATGTTAAGAATCAGGGCAAAGTTATTGCGCAGCTGAAATTGATATTAAACGAACTGCAGGATTTATTACACGGCGTTTATTTATTGAAAGAATTATCGCCGCGCTCTAACGATCTTGTGTTAAGTTTTGGCGAAAGGCTTTCTTCATACCTGGTTTCTGAGTTCTTGAAACAGGAAGGCGTAGACGTTACATTCCTGGATGCCCGTAAAGTAATTATTACCGATAGCAGCTTTGGTTCAGCGAAAGTTGATTTCAAAAAAACAGACAAAGCGATCAAAGATTATTTCAAAGATATTAAGTCCAGTGTCGTAACTACCGGTTTTATCGGTTCAACCGATAAAGGTGAAACGACAACATTAGGCAGAGGCGGTTCGGATTATACCGCTTCCGTTTTTGGTGCTGCGCTGGATAGCGAAGGCATTGAAATATGGACAGACGTTGATGGCATCATGACGGCAGACCCGCGTAAAGTAAAACGCGCATTTACGCTTCCGCAGGTGTCCTACATCGAAGCAATGGAAATGTCGCACTTCGGCGCTAAAGTTATATATCCGCCAACATTACAGCCGGCATTCAAAAAAAGAATTCCCATCTGGATTAAAAATACATTCAATACAGCATTTGAAGGAACGTTGATCAACGAGAAAACAAGTGCAACGGATCACTCCGTAAAAGGTATTTCTTCTATAGAAAATATTTCTATGCTGAACCTTACCGGCAGCGGTATGGTTGGCGTACCGGGAGTATCCGGCCGCTTATTCGGGGCATTGGCACGTAACTTTATCAATGTTATCTTAATTACACAGGCATCTTCAGAACATTCTATCTGCTTTGTAATTGATTCAAAAGAATCGGCAAAAGCGAAAGATGCTGTTGAAGAAGAGTTTGAACATGAGATCAAAGCAGGCAAAATAGATAAACTGCACGAAAAAGATAATCTGGCAATCGTTGCAGTTGTTGGCGATAACATGCGCCATACACCGGGTATTGCAGGTAAACTCTTCTCTTCTTTAGGAAAAAATGGCATCAACGTTGTTGCCATTGCACAAGGCTCTTCAGAGATCAACTTGTCTGTAGTAATCGGAAAAGAAGATTTAACAAAAGCATTAAATGTTATTCATGAATCATTCTTCCTGAGTGATGTGAAAACGATTAACGTGTTTGTAGTAGGTGTAGGTCTGATCGGCAGTGCATTATTAAAACAGCTGCAGAAACAGTCCACCTATCTTCAGAAAGAAAAAGGCTTTAAGATCAATGTGGTTGGTTTAGCAAACAGTAAAAAAATGCTTATCAATGAAAATGGTGTAGCATTGACCAGCTGGAAAGAAAAACTGGACGAAGGAGAGAAAGCAAATCTGAAAGAATTTGTAAAACGAATGATTGATTTGAATCTTCGGAACTCCATTTTTGTTGACAATACATCCAACAAAGATGTGGTTTCATTCTATCACAACATCTTGGATGAGAGCATTTCTATCGTTACACCCAACAAACTTGCTAATTCAGGTTTATATAAGGATTACCAGAAACTTCAGGAAACTGCCTTTAAACGTGGTGTGAAGTTAATGTACGAAACGAACGTTGGTGCAGGTCTTCCTGTTATCAATACATTAAACGATTTAAAAGACAGCGGTGATAAAATCATTCGCATAGAAGGTGTTTTATCGGGGACATTATCATACATTTTCAACAACTTCAAAGGCGACAAAAAGTTCAGCGATATTGTTAAAGAAGCGAAGGAAAAAGGCTTTACCGAGCCGGATCCCAGAGATGATTTAAATGGAAAAGATGTTGCACGTAAGATTTTAATCCTGTCACGTGAAGCGGGTTTCAATCTAGAGTTTGATGATGTAGTAGTAGAAAACATTCTGCCGGCACCCTGTCTGAAAGCGAAAACAGTTGAAGAGTTCTTCGTCGAATTAGAGAAAAATAATAATGTATTCTCTAAGAAACGTGATGAAGCGGATAAAGCAAATAAAGTATTACGTTTCATTGCAAAACTTGAAAACGGAAAAGCGGAAGTAAGTTTGCAATCGGTAGACAGTACGCATCCATTCTTCTCCCTTTCAGGAAGCGATAACATGATTGCGTATACAACGGAAAGATACAAAGAAAGACCATTGGTAATTAAAGGTCCTGGAGCTGGTGCAGAAGTTACTGCTGCAGGTGTATTTGGTGATATCATCCGTATCAGTAATTACTTAAAGGGGTAA
- a CDS encoding homoserine kinase encodes MKDSIKVFAPATVANVSCGFDVLGFAVDNPGDEVLLRLSDKKGVRITSITGDDGRLPKDAEKNTVSISILRYLETLGIEQGIEIELTKKMPLGSGLGSSAASTVAGVYAINQLLGNKMEVKDLLPFAMEGEFLACGSAHADNVAPCLYGGFVLVRSYDPLDVVKLPVPANLYATIIHPHVEVQTKDARNILPKQIALSQAVAQWGNVGGLVAGLLMNDTSLIGRSMQDHIVEPARSVLIPGFDDVKKAALDAGALGCSISGSGPSIFALSTSQEAAQKIGQAMKKGFDAINIGSDVYVSTVNQQGPKVI; translated from the coding sequence ATGAAAGATAGTATAAAAGTATTTGCGCCTGCTACCGTTGCCAATGTTTCCTGCGGCTTCGATGTGTTGGGTTTTGCTGTAGACAATCCGGGCGATGAAGTATTGCTTCGTTTGTCTGATAAAAAAGGAGTGCGCATTACTTCTATAACCGGTGATGATGGCCGTCTACCAAAGGATGCTGAAAAGAATACAGTAAGTATTTCTATTCTGCGTTATTTAGAGACATTGGGTATTGAGCAGGGAATAGAAATTGAACTGACTAAAAAAATGCCGTTAGGCAGTGGTTTGGGGTCAAGTGCAGCTTCTACGGTTGCAGGTGTATATGCGATCAATCAGTTGCTGGGAAATAAAATGGAGGTGAAAGATTTACTTCCGTTTGCGATGGAAGGAGAATTTTTAGCTTGCGGTTCTGCACACGCCGATAACGTTGCACCGTGTTTGTATGGAGGTTTTGTATTGGTAAGAAGTTACGATCCGCTGGATGTTGTTAAACTTCCTGTGCCTGCAAATTTGTATGCAACCATTATTCATCCGCATGTAGAAGTGCAGACAAAGGATGCCCGCAACATTTTACCAAAACAGATTGCATTAAGCCAGGCTGTTGCGCAGTGGGGGAATGTAGGCGGCTTAGTGGCGGGCTTGCTGATGAACGATACAAGCCTGATCGGACGTTCCATGCAGGATCATATTGTTGAACCGGCACGTTCTGTTTTAATACCAGGCTTTGATGATGTAAAAAAGGCAGCGCTTGATGCAGGTGCATTAGGTTGCTCGATTTCTGGTTCCGGCCCGTCGATCTTTGCATTAAGTACCAGTCAGGAAGCTGCTCAGAAAATCGGACAGGCGATGAAAAAAGGCTTTGATGCAATCAACATCGGCAGCGATGTGTATGTGTCGACTGTGAATCAGCAAGGACCGAAGGTTATCTAA
- the thrC gene encoding threonine synthase yields the protein MKLYSTNHQVPEVNLKEAVFKGLPDDNGLYMPENIPTLPASFFENIDTLSFQDIAFEVCKALIGDEVPEKEIRSIVDDVLTFDAPVVKVENNIYVLELFHGPTLAFKDFGARFMARLMSYFLQKEKKDIMILVATSGDTGSAVAQGFLDKAGIKVTILYPSKKVSDLQEKQLTTLGKNITALEVLGTFDDCQRMVKQAFLDKEITSKINLSSANSINISRLIPQSFYYFYAYAQAKKLGKKVVFSVPSGNFGNICAGLIAKKMGLPIDMFVASTNANDIMPKYINTGVFEAKPSVATISNAMDVGNPSNYPRVIELYGKDINALRKDVVGKAYTDEETAAAVKSVYKATGYVMDPHGAVGYLGLKEYFEESGKDATGIFLATAHPAKFIEVVNDIIEKDVEIPAQLKELINKKQESIVIENDFEKLKSFLLTAL from the coding sequence ATGAAACTATACAGTACAAATCATCAGGTACCAGAAGTAAATTTAAAAGAAGCAGTATTCAAAGGTTTACCGGATGATAACGGTTTATATATGCCGGAGAATATTCCAACATTGCCGGCTTCATTTTTTGAAAACATTGATACCCTTTCTTTTCAGGATATTGCCTTTGAAGTATGCAAAGCATTGATCGGTGATGAAGTTCCGGAAAAAGAAATCAGAAGCATTGTTGATGATGTATTAACGTTTGACGCACCTGTTGTTAAGGTTGAAAACAACATCTATGTGCTTGAATTGTTTCATGGCCCTACGCTGGCATTCAAAGATTTCGGTGCCCGTTTCATGGCCCGTCTGATGTCTTACTTTTTACAAAAAGAAAAGAAAGACATCATGATTTTAGTAGCAACATCCGGAGATACTGGCAGCGCCGTTGCACAGGGTTTTCTGGACAAAGCAGGTATTAAAGTTACCATCTTATATCCAAGCAAAAAGGTAAGTGATCTGCAGGAAAAGCAGCTTACAACACTTGGTAAAAACATTACGGCACTTGAAGTGCTGGGTACGTTTGACGATTGTCAGCGTATGGTAAAACAAGCGTTCTTGGATAAAGAAATTACATCTAAGATCAACCTGTCTTCTGCAAATTCAATCAACATCAGTCGTTTGATTCCACAGTCGTTTTATTATTTCTATGCCTACGCACAAGCGAAAAAGCTAGGAAAGAAAGTTGTTTTCTCTGTGCCAAGCGGAAACTTCGGAAATATATGCGCAGGTTTGATTGCCAAGAAAATGGGCTTGCCGATTGATATGTTTGTAGCTTCTACAAATGCAAACGACATTATGCCTAAATACATTAATACAGGAGTATTTGAAGCAAAACCTTCTGTTGCAACAATCAGCAATGCCATGGATGTTGGAAATCCAAGCAACTACCCGCGTGTGATTGAATTATACGGGAAAGATATCAATGCATTGCGTAAAGATGTAGTTGGTAAAGCATATACAGATGAAGAGACAGCAGCTGCGGTTAAGTCTGTATATAAGGCTACAGGATACGTGATGGATCCGCATGGTGCCGTTGGTTACTTAGGCTTAAAAGAATACTTTGAAGAAAGCGGAAAAGATGCTACAGGTATATTCTTAGCTACAGCACATCCGGCTAAGTTTATTGAAGTCGTAAATGATATCATTGAAAAAGATGTAGAGATTCCTGCGCAACTGAAAGAACTGATCAATAAGAAACAGGAATCTATTGTTATTGAAAATGATTTTGAAAAACTGAAATCGTTTCTGTTGACGGCTCTTTAA
- a CDS encoding ArnT family glycosyltransferase: protein MNFSYTEFKNQLTKRPFIVPVIICVCLFLYKFQYLNLGPYWDECWVYFPAAKTLAATSPTLIPGELDPAVYSGHPLLFLFLSSIWATLFGDSNFTMHLFPLFISMGLVFAVFYSSKNWFGIKVAVFTTILFSLQAIFLSQSSFLLLEVMVGLFVLLTYFFFFEKNYLAFVICGTLALWTKESAYVLIPALALGSTIEFLLFKKELKTFLLQLGLIGLVFLLGFSFFILQKINVGWFFYPLHIGYIDLSYGMLTYKLSVIRDIIFFNQGRLYITYLGLIGMAFFALRYKKIPQADLLRLIHLSIFIFGFIAFAAINFLSNRYLIAAIPMVIMIFVYVISTLFNKAYNNTLLLCALTIVAFFATVSSKSDGLGDTELAYSDMVSCHEDMVSFLNKNHVPKDAEITTHYLMKFILSNPYSGYNAIPYTNLQDKPSATTNYYIFSAIEYDPLYDAYKKDSSLKLLKRISKGKAWCEIYSK, encoded by the coding sequence ATGAACTTTTCCTATACCGAATTTAAAAACCAACTAACTAAAAGGCCATTTATAGTACCTGTTATTATTTGTGTATGTCTTTTTCTGTATAAATTCCAATATTTAAACCTTGGCCCGTATTGGGACGAGTGCTGGGTATATTTCCCTGCGGCAAAAACCCTTGCAGCCACCTCTCCGACATTAATACCCGGCGAACTGGATCCGGCAGTCTACTCAGGACACCCGCTCCTGTTTCTGTTTCTTTCCTCGATCTGGGCAACCTTGTTTGGTGATTCCAATTTTACCATGCACTTATTCCCGCTTTTTATTTCTATGGGATTAGTCTTTGCTGTATTTTATTCCAGCAAAAACTGGTTCGGAATAAAAGTGGCAGTTTTTACTACAATCCTGTTTTCGCTTCAGGCAATCTTTCTTTCCCAAAGCAGTTTTTTGTTATTAGAAGTAATGGTAGGGCTTTTTGTACTGCTTACCTATTTCTTTTTCTTTGAAAAAAACTATTTGGCATTTGTTATTTGCGGCACACTGGCCTTATGGACAAAAGAAAGTGCTTATGTACTGATACCAGCATTAGCTCTCGGCTCTACGATTGAATTTCTACTCTTTAAAAAAGAGTTGAAAACATTTCTGCTTCAGCTTGGCCTTATCGGACTTGTATTTTTATTAGGTTTTTCCTTTTTCATTTTACAGAAAATCAACGTTGGCTGGTTCTTCTACCCGCTTCACATTGGCTACATCGATTTATCGTACGGAATGCTTACCTACAAGCTTTCTGTAATAAGAGATATTATTTTCTTTAATCAAGGTCGTTTATACATCACCTATCTGGGTTTGATTGGTATGGCATTCTTTGCACTGCGCTATAAAAAAATCCCACAGGCAGATCTGTTACGATTAATTCACCTGTCAATATTTATTTTTGGATTCATAGCTTTTGCTGCGATAAACTTCTTATCCAACAGGTATCTGATTGCTGCTATCCCAATGGTGATCATGATATTTGTATATGTTATCAGCACGCTGTTTAACAAAGCATACAATAACACACTTCTGTTATGTGCCCTTACAATCGTTGCTTTTTTCGCTACGGTAAGCAGCAAAAGCGATGGGCTTGGAGATACAGAATTAGCGTATTCTGACATGGTAAGTTGCCATGAAGATATGGTTAGCTTTTTAAATAAAAACCATGTCCCAAAAGATGCTGAAATAACTACGCACTATCTGATGAAATTTATCCTGTCCAATCCATACAGCGGATACAACGCCATACCATATACCAACCTTCAGGACAAACCTTCTGCAACAACAAACTATTATATTTTCTCTGCTATTGAATATGATCCGTTATATGATGCATACAAAAAAGATTCTTCACTAAAACTTTTGAAAAGAATTTCGAAAGGAAAAGCCTGGTGTGAAATATATTCTAAATAA
- a CDS encoding cold-shock protein — MNTGTVKFFNETKGFGFILDSASNKEIFVHVSGLKEQITKDDKVQFEIVEGKKGVNAVEVKKI; from the coding sequence ATGAATACGGGAACAGTTAAATTCTTCAATGAGACCAAAGGTTTTGGTTTCATCTTAGACAGTGCTAGTAACAAGGAAATTTTTGTACACGTTTCTGGCCTGAAAGAACAAATTACTAAAGACGATAAGGTTCAATTCGAAATCGTTGAAGGTAAAAAAGGTGTTAATGCAGTTGAAGTGAAAAAAATCTAA
- a CDS encoding glycosyltransferase family 9 protein, with the protein MKILILRFSSIGDIVLTTPVIRCLKKQIPNAEIHFATKASFKSILENNPYIDKLHLLESSTASFIKQLKAERFDVVIDLHSNIRTKRIKWALKAKSFTFDKLNIRKWFYVNWKWKTMPAIHIVDRYLDTVKHLGVKNDNEGLDYFIPEKDIISRDSLPQKYAAGYVAIAIGAQHATKRLPEAKLIELIGKISHPIILLGGKDDTATAARLVAYFPDTKNILNACGTYNLNQSASIVHQCMYLYTHDTGLMHIGAALQKRIISIWGNTTPELGMYAYKTEHVNWQKEDLYCRPCSKIGYNSCPKKHFRCMNEQVLPVHEIESRWN; encoded by the coding sequence ATGAAAATTTTAATCCTTCGTTTTTCTTCCATTGGCGATATCGTTTTAACAACGCCGGTTATCCGGTGCCTGAAAAAACAAATCCCTAATGCTGAAATACACTTTGCAACAAAAGCTTCTTTTAAAAGTATTTTAGAAAACAATCCGTACATAGACAAGCTGCACCTGCTTGAATCTTCCACTGCTTCCTTTATAAAGCAGCTGAAAGCCGAACGGTTTGATGTTGTGATTGATTTGCATAGCAACATCCGCACAAAACGCATTAAGTGGGCGCTTAAGGCTAAAAGTTTCACGTTCGATAAATTAAATATCCGTAAGTGGTTTTATGTGAATTGGAAATGGAAAACCATGCCTGCAATTCATATTGTGGATCGGTATTTAGATACTGTCAAACACCTGGGTGTAAAAAATGACAATGAAGGCCTGGATTACTTTATACCGGAAAAAGATATTATTTCCAGAGACAGTCTTCCGCAGAAATATGCTGCCGGGTATGTTGCTATCGCTATTGGTGCTCAGCATGCTACCAAGCGGCTGCCGGAAGCAAAACTGATTGAACTTATCGGCAAGATATCCCACCCTATTATTTTACTTGGCGGAAAAGATGATACTGCTACAGCCGCGCGGCTTGTTGCGTATTTCCCGGACACAAAAAATATTCTGAATGCCTGCGGCACATATAATTTAAACCAATCAGCTTCAATTGTACATCAGTGCATGTATCTATACACACATGATACCGGCTTAATGCACATCGGTGCAGCACTTCAAAAAAGAATTATTTCTATTTGGGGCAACACAACGCCTGAGTTAGGCATGTATGCTTATAAAACCGAACATGTTAACTGGCAAAAAGAGGACCTCTATTGCAGGCCTTGTTCGAAAATCGGTTATAACAGCTGCCCTAAAAAACATTTCAGATGTATGAATGAACAGGTTCTTCCTGTTCATGAAATAGAATCCAGATGGAATTAA